Proteins co-encoded in one Hyla sarda isolate aHylSar1 chromosome 4, aHylSar1.hap1, whole genome shotgun sequence genomic window:
- the LARP6 gene encoding la-related protein 6 isoform X3, translating to MGFVSVKLLTSFKKVKHLTRDWRTTAYALRYSEILELNEDNRKVRRKTPVPVFPSENLPSKMLLVYDLHFIPELQGLNKEQENGGMQEKIMEQLLKSFGAFGSISSIRILKPGRDLPSDVKRFSSRYSQVGTKDCAIVEFEEVEAAIKAHETLNVESDTDDGIKVVLIGMKPPKKKIQKDRSKEEDSKNLRKNKSLNKRVEELQYIGDESTGYSTSEPDSNPNSPMVGRKIQSTNKLSPSAYPNNHLSPNASPRNSPWSSPCGQRKGVKHSPLADNMSPEISRRSTEYSSDSSITPSSSPWVQRRRQAQTVTQEKSPACSPMLGRKIQNADGLPPGVLRLPRGPDGTKGFHNGTERNKLVQNL from the coding sequence GTAAAGCATCTGACCCGTGACTGGAGGACCACTGCCTATGCTTTAAGGTATTCTGAAATACTTGAATTAAATGAAGACAACAGGAAAGTAAGACGAAAAACTCCAGTTCCCGTTTTTCCTAGTGAGAACCTCCCCAGCAAAATGCTCCTGGTGTATGACCTCCACTTCATTCCAGAGCTGCAAGGGTTAAATAAAGAGCAAGAAAATGGTGGCATGCAAGAAAAGATAATGGAGCAGCTGCTAAAGAGTTTTGGAGCTTTTGGAAGCATCTCCTCTATACGTATCTTGAAACCCGGTAGGGATCTTCCCTCAGATGTGAAAAGATTTAGTAGTCGATACAGTCAGGTTGGAACCAAGGATTGTGCAATAGTTGAATTTGAGGAGGTGGAGGCTGCAATAAAGGCACATGAGACCCTCAATGTTGAAAGTGACACCGATGATGGTATAAAGGTTGTCCTAATAGGCATGAAGCCACCAAAGAAAAAGATTCAGAAAGACCGAAGCAAAGAAGAAGACTCAAAGAATCTGCGCAAAAATAAGTCTCTCAATAAAAGGGTTGAAGAGCTACAGTACATAGGAGATGAGTCTACAGGCTATAGCACTTCAGAGCCAGATAGCAATCCTAACTCTCCAATGGTAGGGCGAAAGATCCAGTCAACCAATAAGCTGAGCCCATCTGCTTACCCAAATAATCATCTGAGTCCAAATGCTTCACCCAGAAATAGCCCCTGGAGTAGTCCTTGTGGCCAACGTAAAGGGGTCAAGCATTCCCCTCTTGCTGACAACATGAGCCCTGAAATTTCACGGAGGTCTACAGAGTACTCATCAGATAGCAGCATCACACCATCCAGTAGTCCTTGGGTTCAGAGGAGAAGACAAGCCCAAACAGTCACACAGGAAAAGAGCCCTGCATGTAGTCCAATGCTTGGAAGGAAGATACAGAATGCTGATGGACTGCCGCCCGGAGTCCTGAGGCTTCCAAGAGGTCCTGATGGTACAAAAGGATTCCATAATGGAACGGAAAGGAATAAGCTTGTGCAGAATTTATGA